The following are encoded in a window of Kaistia algarum genomic DNA:
- a CDS encoding GntR family transcriptional regulator, which produces MKADVAARDHRPIYIQIAETLRARILSGYYKDKIDGELKLVQEFKVSRRTIQQALEILVQEGLLGRHQGTGTFVNHSAVAKRYRAITSITDGIKAQGLKVSYRVLASGAEPAPPEAAAFFGLPEGASVYRHVRLVMGDERPLAIANTLLNAHLLEGIELSHLDRGLYDTIRRRYGRTVVHAEDSYRPVIATPATAERLGLAPGAAIFVAERRAYDQEGSPIELSVIEMLPVPLDISISQIGADRIDKPQLPADPWAYSVGFGDF; this is translated from the coding sequence TTGAAAGCCGACGTCGCCGCGCGCGATCACCGTCCGATCTACATCCAGATCGCCGAGACGCTGCGCGCGCGGATCCTTTCGGGCTACTACAAGGACAAGATCGACGGCGAGCTTAAGCTGGTCCAGGAGTTCAAGGTCTCGCGCCGCACGATCCAGCAGGCGCTGGAGATCCTGGTGCAGGAAGGGCTGCTCGGCCGCCATCAGGGCACGGGCACCTTCGTCAATCACAGCGCCGTCGCCAAGCGCTACCGCGCCATCACCTCGATCACCGACGGCATAAAGGCTCAGGGCCTCAAGGTCTCCTATCGCGTCCTCGCCAGCGGCGCCGAGCCGGCGCCCCCGGAAGCGGCGGCCTTCTTCGGCCTGCCCGAAGGTGCATCCGTCTATCGCCATGTCCGCCTCGTCATGGGCGACGAACGGCCGCTGGCGATCGCCAACACGCTGCTCAACGCGCATCTGCTCGAAGGGATCGAACTGTCGCATCTCGACCGCGGCCTCTACGACACAATCCGTCGCCGCTACGGCCGCACCGTCGTGCATGCCGAGGACAGCTACCGTCCCGTGATTGCGACCCCCGCCACGGCCGAACGGCTCGGCCTCGCCCCGGGCGCGGCGATCTTCGTCGCCGAGCGGCGCGCCTATGACCAGGAAGGCTCGCCGATCGAGCTGTCGGTCATCGAGATGCTGCCGGTCCCGCTCGACATATCGATCTCGCAGATCGGCGCCGACCGCATCGACAAACCCCAACTCCCGGCCGACCCCTGGGCCTACAGCGTCGGGTTCGGGGATTTTTAG
- a CDS encoding creatininase family protein, with product MSVPKVDIETLNDTEARALIAERPVALLPIGAVEAHGDHLPAGTDNILARRLAAALVERIAGATPVMLLPLLPFGQVWSLADQAASISISNETVSRTLVEIGQSLKAKGVVSIAVVNAHYGNVTAIRDAQRRLREEGVTLALFNYPGAAEPTRAVREKPAAHPAYMHACEIETSYMLHMAPEAVRMDQAIANYPAFPDDFAEIPYRWSEFSASPVLGDATAASAEKGRIILDAVLARMAELVAALYARQSEKD from the coding sequence GTGTCCGTTCCCAAAGTCGATATCGAGACCCTCAATGACACCGAGGCGCGCGCGCTGATCGCGGAGCGGCCGGTGGCGCTGCTGCCGATCGGCGCCGTCGAGGCACATGGCGATCATTTGCCCGCCGGCACCGACAATATCCTCGCCCGCCGCCTCGCCGCGGCGCTGGTCGAGCGGATCGCCGGCGCGACGCCGGTCATGCTGCTGCCGCTGCTGCCCTTCGGCCAGGTCTGGTCGCTGGCCGACCAGGCGGCGTCGATCTCGATCTCCAACGAGACCGTGTCGCGGACATTGGTCGAGATCGGGCAATCGCTGAAGGCGAAGGGCGTGGTCTCGATCGCCGTCGTGAACGCCCATTACGGCAATGTCACCGCGATCCGCGACGCGCAGCGCCGCCTCCGCGAGGAGGGGGTGACGCTGGCGCTGTTCAATTATCCCGGCGCCGCCGAGCCGACCCGCGCCGTGCGCGAGAAACCCGCCGCCCATCCCGCCTATATGCATGCCTGCGAGATCGAGACCTCCTACATGCTGCACATGGCACCGGAGGCGGTGCGCATGGACCAGGCGATCGCCAACTATCCGGCCTTCCCGGATGATTTCGCCGAGATCCCCTATCGCTGGAGCGAGTTCTCGGCGAGCCCGGTGCTCGGCGACGCGACCGCGGCGAGCGCCGAAAAGGGCAGGATAATCCTCGACGCCGTGCTCGCGCGCATGGCCGAACTCGTCGCCGCGCTCTATGCTCGCCAGTCCGAGAAGGACTAG
- a CDS encoding phosphotriesterase family protein, which produces MSFIRTLSGDIDPRDLGLTYAHDHLFCIPPLWKEKGQTDFLIDDLEASIKDVELFVKAGGQAVYDATAIDYGRDPVALKAISDRTGIKIIATAGFNKAVMWPGHMKDGRTFQAFIDGKSRAELAAHIASEVTTGLDGTNLKGGVVKFGTGYNTISEAEDKAMRAALDAHKETGAPIHSHTELGTLILEQLAIVKAEGVDPTRLTIAHVDRNPDPWVHRKAAETGVFMCFDGISRIKYHPESVLIDCILKLAARGHEKQIMIGGDIARRTMYRNYGEGGLGLGYILESWVPRFIEEAGEAGFDGAKLIHTFMVENPQRAFAFTS; this is translated from the coding sequence ATGAGCTTCATCCGCACGCTCTCCGGCGACATCGACCCGAGGGATCTCGGGCTCACCTATGCGCATGACCATCTCTTCTGCATTCCCCCGCTCTGGAAGGAGAAGGGGCAGACGGATTTCCTGATCGACGACCTCGAAGCGTCGATCAAGGATGTCGAACTGTTCGTGAAGGCCGGCGGCCAGGCCGTCTATGACGCCACCGCGATCGACTATGGCCGCGATCCCGTCGCGCTGAAGGCGATCTCCGACCGGACCGGCATCAAGATCATCGCCACCGCCGGCTTCAACAAGGCGGTGATGTGGCCCGGCCACATGAAGGACGGGCGGACCTTCCAGGCCTTCATCGACGGGAAGAGCCGCGCCGAACTCGCCGCCCATATTGCAAGCGAGGTCACGACCGGCCTCGACGGCACGAACCTGAAGGGCGGCGTCGTCAAGTTCGGCACCGGCTACAACACGATCTCCGAGGCCGAGGACAAGGCGATGCGCGCGGCGCTCGACGCGCACAAGGAGACCGGCGCGCCGATCCATTCGCACACCGAGCTCGGCACGCTGATCCTGGAGCAGCTTGCGATCGTGAAGGCGGAGGGCGTCGACCCGACCCGCCTCACCATAGCCCATGTCGACCGCAACCCGGACCCGTGGGTGCATCGCAAGGCGGCGGAGACCGGCGTCTTCATGTGCTTCGACGGCATCTCGCGCATCAAGTATCACCCCGAAAGCGTGCTGATCGACTGCATCCTCAAGCTGGCCGCGCGTGGCCACGAGAAGCAGATCATGATCGGCGGCGACATCGCGCGGCGGACCATGTATCGCAACTATGGCGAAGGCGGCCTCGGCCTCGGCTATATCCTGGAGAGCTGGGTGCCGCGCTTCATCGAGGAGGCAGGCGAGGCCGGCTTCGACGGAGCCAAGCTGATCCATACCTTCATGGTCGAGAATCCGCAGCGCGCCTTCGCGTTCACGAGCTGA
- a CDS encoding ABC transporter permease, which produces MSANAYLVRMKPAPASLRALALLVLLLIAFFVSARIFSPLLLLDNIRQAAPLGVVVLGQALVLMMGRLDLSVGATASMANIVLCATFNGDMANIVPAITLTLGAGALVGLANGLMATKLKIPAFLATLATSMIVAGLVVFFTGGSPRGAVPAGFRVVTEGWFFGIVPYSALIWLVLLVGLMLLVHYTMLGRKMILSGANLVAARHSGIPSDGLIVLSFVLCSLLAATGGILLSAITGMASIGVGNGFTLDSIAAAVIGGALFSGGVFLPLGAMAGALILFVVQSLLYLLALPPAAKFIVQGGIIVLALALASFRKGRSS; this is translated from the coding sequence ATGAGCGCGAATGCCTATCTCGTCCGCATGAAGCCGGCGCCGGCGAGCCTGCGCGCCCTCGCGCTTCTCGTGCTGCTGCTCATCGCCTTCTTCGTCTCGGCGCGGATCTTCTCGCCGTTGCTGCTGCTCGACAATATCCGCCAGGCGGCGCCGCTCGGCGTCGTCGTGCTCGGCCAGGCGCTGGTGCTGATGATGGGCCGGCTCGACCTTTCGGTCGGGGCGACGGCTTCGATGGCCAATATCGTGCTCTGCGCGACGTTCAATGGCGACATGGCCAACATCGTGCCGGCCATCACGCTGACGCTCGGTGCCGGTGCGCTGGTCGGCCTCGCCAACGGCCTCATGGCGACCAAGCTGAAGATCCCGGCCTTCCTCGCGACGCTCGCCACCTCGATGATCGTCGCCGGCCTCGTCGTCTTCTTCACCGGCGGCTCGCCGCGCGGTGCGGTGCCGGCCGGATTCCGCGTCGTGACCGAAGGCTGGTTCTTCGGCATCGTGCCGTATTCGGCGCTGATCTGGCTGGTCCTGCTCGTCGGGCTGATGCTGCTGGTGCACTACACCATGCTCGGCCGTAAGATGATCCTGTCCGGTGCCAATCTCGTTGCGGCCCGCCACAGCGGCATCCCTTCGGACGGGCTGATCGTGCTCTCCTTCGTGCTCTGCAGCCTGCTCGCGGCGACGGGCGGGATCCTGCTTTCGGCGATCACCGGCATGGCCTCGATCGGCGTCGGCAATGGCTTCACGCTCGATTCGATCGCGGCTGCCGTCATCGGCGGCGCGCTGTTCTCGGGCGGCGTCTTCCTGCCGCTCGGCGCCATGGCCGGCGCTCTGATCCTGTTCGTCGTGCAGAGCCTGCTTTATCTGCTGGCGCTGCCGCCGGCCGCCAAGTTCATCGTGCAGGGCGGCATCATCGTGCTCGCCCTCGCGCTCGCCAGTTTCAGGAAAGGGAGGTCCTCATGA
- a CDS encoding ABC transporter permease: protein MLPRGSLRINLLLGLPALLLAAAVVAVAAIWSGDFFAAGNLGNLVNRVLPLALTALGQAFVLFAGRIDLSVGSIISLATAILATTSNELGWLAIPLVLAAGLACGAVNAAGVIWLRINPLIMTLATAAVVKGVAMLLLPSPGGEVDYGFYDLFYGQDLLVGWPLAVIVAVFALAFIVLGFTRFGRRIYALGSDERAAYANGVDVRRVEWSVFLLSGFFSAAAGVAVGIKILSGDPLIGDSFTLDAIAAAVLGGVALTGGRGGVLGVLAGSIALVLIANAFNLLELDPNLQQIAKGLIFVVALMLFMRGAARRSA from the coding sequence ATGCTGCCTAGGGGCTCGCTCCGCATCAACCTGCTGCTCGGCCTGCCGGCGCTGCTGCTGGCCGCCGCGGTCGTCGCCGTCGCCGCGATCTGGTCGGGCGATTTCTTCGCCGCCGGCAATCTCGGCAATCTCGTCAATCGTGTGCTGCCGCTGGCGCTCACCGCGCTCGGCCAGGCCTTCGTCCTGTTCGCGGGCCGGATCGATCTCTCCGTCGGCTCGATCATCAGCCTCGCCACGGCAATCCTCGCCACCACCTCGAACGAGCTCGGCTGGCTCGCCATCCCGCTGGTGCTGGCAGCCGGCCTCGCCTGCGGTGCGGTCAATGCCGCCGGCGTGATCTGGCTGCGCATCAACCCGCTGATCATGACGCTCGCCACCGCGGCCGTCGTGAAGGGCGTCGCCATGCTGTTGCTGCCCTCGCCGGGCGGCGAGGTCGATTACGGATTCTACGATCTCTTCTACGGGCAGGACCTCCTCGTCGGGTGGCCGCTCGCCGTCATCGTCGCCGTATTCGCGCTTGCCTTCATCGTGCTCGGATTCACGCGCTTCGGCCGGCGCATCTATGCGCTCGGCTCCGACGAGCGCGCGGCCTATGCCAATGGCGTCGACGTCAGGCGCGTCGAGTGGTCGGTCTTCCTGCTCTCGGGCTTCTTCTCGGCGGCGGCGGGCGTCGCGGTCGGCATCAAGATCCTGTCCGGCGATCCGCTGATCGGCGACAGTTTCACGCTCGACGCGATCGCGGCGGCCGTGCTGGGCGGCGTGGCGCTCACCGGGGGACGCGGCGGCGTGCTCGGCGTCCTCGCCGGCTCGATCGCGCTCGTCCTCATCGCCAACGCCTTCAACCTGCTCGAACTCGATCCGAACCTGCAGCAGATCGCCAAGGGCCTGATCTTCGTCGTCGCGCTGATGCTGTTCATGCGCGGCGCAGCCCGGAGGAGCGCATGA
- a CDS encoding sugar ABC transporter ATP-binding protein yields the protein MMKSTSPQSPNSAAALPRLAVSGVSKSFGSNLVLRDVSFSVRAGEVVSLVGENGAGKSTLMHICAGTFPPDGGSLMLDGAAYRPASPRAASKAGVALALQETAILPDLTVAENLFFGNEPRSLLGLISQKRLNWDTEALLADLGFALKADRLGAELSAAERQMLEIARAVRQKPRLLILDEPTASLSSHETDLVLKAMDRIKEGGGSVIFISHRLDEVMQAADHAVVLKDGTLTLDAVRGGFTRDDLIRAMVGRTLTDIFPPRPATFTDKPVRLALEGAVAPGLKPLTLGVRAGEIIGFAGLEGQGQRPLARALSGIAPFTSGTIAIDGKAVPISSVSRGIAAGIASIPDDRKHEGLALDLPVRMNVSLFALSQKSRWGWLRQQLEQTFAEEARRRFAIRTTGIEQPVRQLSGGNQQKVVFARWLAETPKVLVLYEPTKGVDVGAKTEIYRLVGELSAQGVAVILISADMLELIGLSDRIQVLFEGAVTGTLERSDFSEEAIMRLAAGPEGVLGHAA from the coding sequence ATGATGAAGTCCACGTCCCCGCAATCGCCGAATTCCGCCGCCGCGCTGCCGCGGCTCGCTGTCTCCGGCGTGTCGAAGTCCTTCGGCAGCAATCTGGTGCTGCGGGACGTGTCCTTTTCCGTTCGCGCCGGCGAGGTGGTTTCCCTCGTCGGCGAGAACGGCGCCGGCAAGTCGACGCTGATGCATATCTGCGCCGGCACCTTTCCGCCCGATGGCGGCTCCTTGATGCTGGACGGGGCGGCCTATCGCCCTGCCTCGCCGCGCGCTGCGAGCAAGGCCGGCGTCGCGCTCGCCCTTCAGGAAACGGCGATCCTGCCGGACCTGACCGTCGCGGAGAACCTCTTTTTCGGCAACGAACCGCGCAGCCTGCTCGGGCTCATCAGCCAGAAGCGCCTGAACTGGGACACGGAAGCGCTGCTCGCCGATCTCGGCTTTGCGCTCAAGGCCGATCGCCTCGGCGCCGAGCTCTCCGCCGCCGAACGGCAGATGCTGGAGATCGCGCGCGCTGTCCGTCAGAAGCCGCGCCTCTTAATCCTCGACGAACCCACCGCCTCGCTGTCCTCGCACGAGACCGATCTCGTGCTGAAGGCGATGGACCGCATCAAAGAGGGCGGCGGCTCGGTTATCTTTATCTCGCATCGCCTCGACGAGGTGATGCAGGCCGCCGACCACGCCGTCGTGCTGAAGGACGGCACGCTGACCCTCGACGCCGTCCGCGGCGGCTTCACCCGCGACGATCTGATCCGCGCCATGGTCGGGCGCACGCTCACCGACATATTCCCACCGCGCCCGGCGACCTTCACCGACAAGCCGGTCCGCCTCGCGCTCGAAGGCGCCGTCGCCCCGGGGCTGAAGCCGCTGACGCTGGGCGTGCGTGCCGGCGAGATCATCGGTTTCGCCGGTCTCGAAGGGCAGGGGCAGCGCCCGCTCGCCCGCGCGCTTTCCGGCATCGCGCCATTCACCAGCGGAACGATCGCGATAGACGGCAAGGCGGTGCCGATCTCGTCCGTCTCGCGCGGCATCGCCGCCGGCATCGCCTCGATCCCCGACGACCGCAAGCATGAAGGCCTCGCGCTCGACCTGCCGGTTCGCATGAATGTCAGCCTGTTCGCGCTGTCGCAGAAGAGCCGCTGGGGCTGGCTGCGTCAGCAACTCGAACAGACCTTCGCGGAGGAGGCGCGGCGCCGCTTCGCGATCCGCACCACCGGCATCGAGCAGCCCGTGCGCCAGCTCTCCGGCGGCAACCAGCAGAAGGTCGTGTTCGCGCGCTGGCTGGCCGAAACGCCCAAGGTGCTCGTGCTCTACGAGCCGACGAAGGGCGTCGATGTCGGCGCCAAGACCGAGATCTACCGCCTTGTCGGCGAACTCTCGGCGCAGGGCGTCGCCGTCATCCTGATCAGCGCCGACATGCTGGAACTGATCGGCCTCTCCGATCGCATCCAGGTTCTGTTCGAAGGCGCCGTGACCGGCACGCTGGAGCGCTCCGACTTCTCTGAAGAAGCGATCATGCGCCTCGCCGCCGGTCCCGAAGGAGTGCTCGGCCATGCTGCCTAG
- a CDS encoding ABC transporter substrate-binding protein gives MNKGIRTLVSAAVLTAGLTSAAFAAEKKYTIGYDNYFMGNSWSVQLAAEFKAEAEKHKDQVDVVYVESAGDTQKQIANIEDLITKKVDAIITTPTSPTALIPALKKARAAGIKVILLASTIKSQDYDALVTVDDVAFGRAGAEWLVKQLNGKGDIIVLNGIAGLSTSDDRFKGAKEVFDKYPDIKIVAAVNASWDYAQGKQAVSNLLAANPKIDGVWSQGGAMTLGAIDAFEAAQRPLVPMTGEDNNGYLKRWKALEGKGFDSIGTSKPTWLGSEALIVTIKLLNGEKVEKDMILPVPTITAADLDKFVKPELSDSFWAGTRLTDDQVKAIFAN, from the coding sequence ATGAACAAGGGAATTCGGACACTCGTCTCCGCCGCCGTGCTGACGGCCGGACTGACGAGCGCGGCCTTCGCGGCCGAGAAGAAATATACGATCGGCTACGATAACTATTTCATGGGCAACAGCTGGTCGGTCCAGCTCGCGGCCGAGTTCAAGGCCGAAGCCGAGAAGCACAAGGACCAGGTCGACGTCGTCTATGTCGAATCGGCTGGCGACACGCAGAAGCAGATCGCCAATATCGAAGACCTGATCACCAAGAAGGTCGACGCGATCATCACGACGCCGACTTCGCCGACCGCGCTGATCCCGGCGCTGAAGAAGGCGCGGGCGGCCGGCATCAAGGTCATCCTGCTCGCCTCAACCATCAAGTCGCAGGACTATGACGCGCTCGTCACCGTCGACGACGTCGCCTTCGGCCGCGCCGGCGCCGAGTGGCTGGTCAAGCAGCTGAACGGCAAGGGCGACATCATCGTCCTGAACGGCATCGCTGGCCTCTCGACCAGCGACGACCGCTTCAAGGGCGCGAAGGAAGTCTTCGACAAATATCCGGACATCAAGATCGTCGCGGCCGTCAACGCGTCGTGGGATTATGCGCAGGGCAAGCAGGCCGTCTCGAACCTCCTCGCCGCCAACCCAAAGATCGACGGCGTCTGGTCGCAGGGCGGCGCGATGACGCTCGGCGCGATCGATGCCTTCGAGGCGGCGCAGCGTCCGCTCGTGCCGATGACCGGCGAGGACAATAACGGCTATCTGAAGCGCTGGAAGGCGCTCGAGGGCAAGGGTTTCGATTCGATCGGCACGTCCAAGCCGACCTGGCTCGGCTCCGAGGCGCTGATCGTCACGATCAAGCTCCTGAACGGCGAGAAGGTCGAAAAGGACATGATCCTGCCGGTTCCGACCATCACCGCGGCCGACCTCGACAAGTTCGTGAAGCCGGAACTGTCGGATTCCTTCTGGGCCGGCACGCGCCTCACCGACGACCAGGTCAAGGCGATCTTCGCCAACTGA
- a CDS encoding glycoside hydrolase family 10 protein — MHLSMWSYPWDLDDLGMDRVVSELRDGAGLNTISLATSYHAGRFLQARSPKRKAYFPEDGTIYFKPDPSAWEGVRVVPQVASIVEEHDVLRELVQRRDAGGMSVSCWTVCLHNTRIGMAYPDIVTRNAFGDPNYYNLCPSHPDARAYVRAVVGDVTRNYRPDVIELESPCFMGFAHEYHHEKDGVGMTAEDDFLLSLCFCDACIDRAAKAGVDGRKAQATVKRWIVEACEREVPAPRFPDFPAAGLDVFRPFPELHDYLTWRFEPVTSLIAELRESADPATKVYLIDLKDGWLGGCDIAAIGKVCDGAILCSYFMEAAATGALMREGRAALGPDKFLGAGFRVFYPEMSGPEELAKRSRAAIEGGASGINYYNYGLIPQKRLAWVRSAVEDLRG, encoded by the coding sequence ATGCATCTTTCCATGTGGAGCTATCCCTGGGATCTCGACGATCTGGGGATGGACAGGGTGGTCTCGGAACTGAGGGACGGCGCCGGACTCAATACGATCAGCCTGGCGACGTCGTATCATGCCGGCCGCTTCCTCCAGGCGCGCAGTCCCAAGCGAAAAGCCTATTTCCCCGAGGACGGCACGATCTATTTCAAGCCCGATCCGTCCGCCTGGGAGGGCGTGCGGGTCGTGCCGCAGGTCGCCTCGATCGTCGAGGAGCACGACGTGTTGCGCGAACTCGTGCAGCGGCGGGATGCCGGCGGCATGTCGGTTTCCTGCTGGACCGTCTGCCTGCACAATACCCGCATCGGCATGGCCTATCCGGACATCGTCACGCGCAACGCCTTTGGCGACCCGAACTATTACAATCTCTGCCCGTCTCATCCCGACGCCCGCGCCTATGTCCGGGCGGTCGTCGGCGACGTGACGAGGAACTACCGCCCCGACGTGATCGAGCTCGAAAGCCCCTGTTTCATGGGCTTCGCGCATGAATATCATCACGAGAAGGACGGCGTCGGCATGACAGCCGAGGATGATTTCTTGCTCTCGCTTTGCTTCTGCGACGCCTGCATCGACCGCGCGGCGAAGGCCGGCGTCGACGGGCGCAAGGCGCAGGCCACAGTGAAGCGCTGGATCGTCGAGGCCTGCGAGCGCGAGGTGCCAGCGCCGCGCTTCCCCGACTTCCCGGCGGCCGGGCTCGATGTATTCCGCCCGTTCCCCGAACTTCATGACTACCTGACGTGGCGCTTCGAGCCGGTCACGAGCCTCATTGCCGAACTGCGCGAGTCGGCCGATCCGGCGACGAAGGTCTATCTCATCGATCTGAAGGATGGCTGGCTCGGCGGCTGCGATATCGCCGCGATCGGCAAGGTCTGCGACGGCGCGATCCTCTGCTCCTATTTCATGGAAGCGGCGGCGACCGGCGCGCTGATGCGCGAGGGCAGGGCGGCGCTCGGCCCCGACAAGTTTCTAGGCGCGGGCTTCCGCGTCTTCTATCCCGAAATGTCGGGCCCGGAGGAACTGGCGAAGCGCAGCCGCGCGGCGATCGAGGGCGGCGCCAGTGGCATCAACTACTACAATTACGGCCTGATCCCGCAAAAGCGCCTCGCTTGGGTGCGCAGCGCGGTCGAGGACTTGAGGGGCTGA
- a CDS encoding ABC transporter permease, protein MPDANASTLPSGGISTWFRRTWRQNIIYFGFVAIFIFFAATLHDRGFLDPNNLLNILRQTAIIAVMAVAMTLVLAAGEIDLSVGAVAGLASVTTALGIAAAGPVAGVAAGLATGIGVGLLNGWLSTRLMIPTFLTTLAMMGIAKGVAMWISGTAAIPILAKTYSAIFGGGNLGPVPSLVIWMLAMGIVGHILLKRTKFGRQVLAVGGNGTAARYSGIATTRIKMGVIVLSSSTAAIAGMLYAGRLQSGRFQVGEGDELSVIAAAVLGGTSLFGGRGTVIGSIFGALMIGVINNGLILWGLEYSQQLIARGGIIILAVAISQAGASRR, encoded by the coding sequence ATGCCTGACGCCAACGCCTCCACCCTCCCGAGCGGTGGGATTTCGACCTGGTTCCGCCGCACCTGGCGCCAGAACATCATCTATTTCGGCTTCGTCGCGATCTTCATCTTTTTCGCCGCGACTCTGCATGACCGCGGGTTTCTCGATCCGAACAACCTCCTGAACATCCTGCGGCAGACAGCGATCATCGCGGTCATGGCGGTGGCGATGACGCTGGTACTTGCGGCAGGCGAGATCGACCTTTCGGTCGGCGCGGTGGCGGGCCTCGCCTCGGTGACGACGGCGCTCGGCATTGCGGCGGCCGGCCCCGTCGCCGGCGTTGCCGCCGGTCTTGCGACGGGTATCGGCGTCGGCTTGCTGAATGGCTGGCTGTCGACGCGGCTGATGATCCCGACCTTCCTGACGACGCTCGCCATGATGGGCATCGCCAAGGGCGTCGCCATGTGGATCTCCGGCACGGCGGCGATCCCGATCCTCGCCAAGACCTATTCGGCGATCTTTGGCGGCGGCAATCTCGGTCCGGTGCCGAGCCTCGTGATCTGGATGCTGGCGATGGGCATCGTCGGCCACATCCTGCTCAAGCGGACCAAGTTCGGCCGTCAGGTACTGGCCGTCGGCGGCAATGGCACGGCGGCGCGCTATAGCGGCATCGCCACCACTCGCATCAAGATGGGCGTCATCGTCCTCTCCTCCTCGACCGCGGCGATCGCCGGTATGCTCTATGCGGGCCGCCTGCAATCGGGCCGCTTTCAGGTCGGCGAGGGCGACGAGCTATCGGTGATCGCCGCGGCCGTGCTGGGCGGCACCAGCCTGTTCGGCGGACGCGGCACCGTGATCGGCTCGATCTTCGGCGCGCTGATGATCGGCGTCATCAACAATGGCCTCATCCTCTGGGGGCTGGAATACAGCCAGCAGCTGATCGCCCGAGGCGGCATCATTATTCTCGCCGTCGCGATCAGTCAGGCCGGTGCCTCCCGCCGCTGA
- a CDS encoding sugar ABC transporter ATP-binding protein: MSPTLAPGGGIAVAMDGIVKTYGGVKALREVSFAARRGEIHALLGENGAGKSTILKILRGVETPDAGTITVGGESHPSLDPKLARRLGIGMIFQEMSLVPTLTVAQNIFLAHEPTTATGLIDDRAMLERSAAIFQSMGVDVDPATLVEELSTGQQQLTEIAKALSQDASILILDEPTSALTAGEVDILFGLLRRLKAEGRAIIYVSHRMDEIFRIADAATVLRDGRWIDSRPIGDYTLATLITDIMGKATRDLSEFATASTASGEVMLDVRDLTARGRTSGASFQLHRGEVLGIAGLLGSGRSRLARMLFGLEAPASGSVAMRGETVEIGTPQAAKALKMALVPEDRRREGLILQHSIEANIELPILKRLGRSIFVDRLASRTTTEQIIQRLAIKTSGPEAPANSLSGGNQQKIVIGKWLATEPDVLILDEPTAGIDIGSKGEVLRLVRELAAEGKSILFISSELAELIAVSDRIAVLSAGHVVDIVDKAALIAKPGEGELGAEQRLQMILQKGGHNA, from the coding sequence ATGAGCCCGACCCTCGCGCCGGGCGGCGGCATTGCCGTCGCCATGGACGGCATCGTCAAGACCTATGGCGGCGTGAAGGCTCTGCGCGAGGTGAGCTTCGCGGCCCGCCGCGGCGAGATCCATGCGCTGCTCGGCGAGAACGGCGCGGGAAAATCCACGATCCTCAAGATCCTGCGCGGCGTCGAGACACCCGATGCCGGCACCATCACGGTCGGTGGCGAGAGCCATCCGAGCCTCGATCCGAAGCTCGCCCGCCGTCTGGGCATCGGCATGATCTTCCAGGAGATGAGCCTCGTCCCGACGCTGACCGTGGCGCAGAACATCTTCCTCGCCCATGAGCCGACGACGGCAACCGGCCTCATTGATGATCGGGCCATGCTGGAGCGTTCGGCTGCGATCTTCCAGTCGATGGGCGTCGATGTCGATCCCGCGACGCTGGTCGAGGAGCTTTCGACCGGCCAGCAGCAATTGACGGAAATCGCTAAAGCGCTGTCGCAAGACGCCTCGATCCTGATCCTCGACGAGCCGACCTCGGCACTCACGGCCGGCGAAGTCGATATCCTGTTCGGCCTGCTTCGCCGGCTGAAGGCGGAAGGGCGGGCGATCATCTATGTCTCGCACCGCATGGACGAGATCTTCCGCATCGCCGATGCGGCGACCGTGCTGCGCGACGGGCGGTGGATCGACAGCCGGCCGATCGGCGACTACACGCTCGCCACCCTCATCACCGACATCATGGGCAAGGCCACGCGAGACCTCTCGGAATTCGCGACCGCCTCGACCGCTTCCGGCGAAGTCATGCTCGACGTGCGCGACCTGACGGCGCGCGGCCGGACGAGCGGGGCGAGCTTCCAACTGCATCGCGGCGAGGTCCTCGGCATTGCCGGCCTGCTCGGCTCCGGCCGCAGCCGCCTGGCGCGCATGCTGTTCGGGCTCGAGGCGCCGGCCTCGGGCTCGGTCGCGATGCGCGGCGAGACCGTGGAGATCGGGACGCCGCAGGCCGCCAAGGCGCTGAAGATGGCGCTCGTACCGGAGGATCGCCGCCGCGAGGGGCTCATCCTGCAGCATTCGATCGAAGCCAATATCGAGCTGCCGATCCTGAAGCGGCTCGGCCGCTCGATCTTCGTCGACCGCCTCGCCAGCCGCACGACGACAGAGCAGATCATCCAGCGTCTCGCGATCAAGACCTCCGGTCCCGAGGCACCGGCCAACAGCCTTTCCGGCGGCAATCAGCAGAAAATCGTGATTGGCAAATGGCTCGCCACCGAACCGGACGTGCTGATCCTCGACGAGCCGACCGCCGGCATCGACATCGGCTCGAAAGGCGAGGTGCTGCGTCTCGTGCGCGAGCTGGCGGCGGAGGGGAAGTCCATCCTCTTCATCTCCTCCGAGCTCGCCGAACTCATCGCGGTCTCCGACCGGATCGCCGTGCTTTCTGCCGGACATGTCGTGGACATCGTCGACAAGGCAGCCCTGATCGCCAAGCCGGGCGAGGGTGAACTCGGCGCCGAACAGCGGCTGCAAATGATCCTGCAAAAGGGAGGGCACAATGCCTGA